In Anser cygnoides isolate HZ-2024a breed goose chromosome Z, Taihu_goose_T2T_genome, whole genome shotgun sequence, a genomic segment contains:
- the XPA gene encoding DNA repair protein complementing XP-A cells isoform X1, with product MAGEAPAGARQARSVAAGEERPPLSAAVLAKMERNRQRALALRQARLAARPYPAAGGVRVRAPAKVVDTGGGFFLEEEEEEEEEEHGGAARIVRPPAPVLEFDYLICGDCGKEFMDSYLMQHFDWATCDNCRDAEDKHKLITRTEAKEEYLLKDCDLDKREPVLRFIVKKNPHNPRWGDMKLYLKVQVIKRSLEVWGSEESLQEAKELRRDSREKMKQKKFDKKVKELRRAVRSSLWKRAASIHEHEYGPEENIDEDTYKKTCTVCGHELTYEKM from the exons ATGGCGGGCGAGGCCCCCGCGGGGGCTCGGCAGGCTCGGAGCGTGGCGGCCGGCGAGGAGCGGCCGCCCCTCTCGGCGGCGGTGCTGGCCAAGATGGAGCGGAACCGGCAGCGGGCGCTGGCACTGCGGCAGGCGCGGCTGGCGGCACGGCCCTACCCTGCCGCAG GCGGCGTGCGGGTGCGGGCCCCCGCCAAGGTCGTGGACACGGGAGGGGGCTTCttcctggaggaggaggaggaggaggaggaggaagagcacgGCGGCGCCGCCAGGATCGTGCGTCCCCCCG CACCTGTGCTAGAATTTGACTATCTCATCTGTGGAGACTGTGGCAAAGAATTCATGGATTCCTACCTTATGCAGCACTTTGATTGGGCAACCTGTGATAATTGCAG AGATGCCGAAGATAAACATAAGCTTATAACAAGGacagaagcaaaagaagagTATCTTCTTAAAGACTGTGACTTAGACAAGAGGGAACCAGTGCTCAGATTTATTGTGAAGAAAAACCCTCACAACCCTCGGTGGGGTGACatgaaactttatttaaaagtgCAG GTAATCAAGCGTTCTCTTGAAGTCTGGGGTAGTGAAGAATCATTGCAAGAAGCGAAGGAACTCCGCCGTGACAGCAGAGAGAAGATGAAACAGAAGAAGTTTGATAAGAAGGTTAAAG AGCTCCGTCGTGCAGTGAGGAGCAGTTTGTGGAAGAGAGCAGCTAGCATCCATGAACATGAATATGGACCAGAAGAAAACATAGATGAAGACACTTACAAAAAGACATGTACTGTATGTGGCCATGAATTAACTTACGAGAAGatgtaa
- the XPA gene encoding DNA repair protein complementing XP-A cells isoform X2, protein MQGCGLRPFSFSFRLWATHSHGKPAAGFLLKKRKKMRRRAGAGPRQGRGHGRGLLPGGGGGGGGGRARRRRQDRASPRDAEDKHKLITRTEAKEEYLLKDCDLDKREPVLRFIVKKNPHNPRWGDMKLYLKVQVIKRSLEVWGSEESLQEAKELRRDSREKMKQKKFDKKVKELRRAVRSSLWKRAASIHEHEYGPEENIDEDTYKKTCTVCGHELTYEKM, encoded by the exons ATGCAG GGCTGCGGGCTCCGTccattctccttttcctttcgCTTGTGGGCCACGCACAGCCACGGGAAGCCAGCGGCCggctttttgctgaaaaaaaggaaaaaaatgag GCGGCGTGCGGGTGCGGGCCCCCGCCAAGGTCGTGGACACGGGAGGGGGCTTCttcctggaggaggaggaggaggaggaggaggaagagcacgGCGGCGCCGCCAGGATCGTGCGTCCCCCCG AGATGCCGAAGATAAACATAAGCTTATAACAAGGacagaagcaaaagaagagTATCTTCTTAAAGACTGTGACTTAGACAAGAGGGAACCAGTGCTCAGATTTATTGTGAAGAAAAACCCTCACAACCCTCGGTGGGGTGACatgaaactttatttaaaagtgCAG GTAATCAAGCGTTCTCTTGAAGTCTGGGGTAGTGAAGAATCATTGCAAGAAGCGAAGGAACTCCGCCGTGACAGCAGAGAGAAGATGAAACAGAAGAAGTTTGATAAGAAGGTTAAAG AGCTCCGTCGTGCAGTGAGGAGCAGTTTGTGGAAGAGAGCAGCTAGCATCCATGAACATGAATATGGACCAGAAGAAAACATAGATGAAGACACTTACAAAAAGACATGTACTGTATGTGGCCATGAATTAACTTACGAGAAGatgtaa